From Halichoerus grypus chromosome 6, mHalGry1.hap1.1, whole genome shotgun sequence, one genomic window encodes:
- the LOC118531887 gene encoding calmodulin-like protein 3: protein MADQLSEEQVAEFKEAFCLFDKDGDGVITTQELGTVMRSLGQNPTEAELRDMVGEIDRDGNGSVDFPEFLGMMARQLRGRDSEEQIREAFRVFDKDGNGLVSAAELRHVMTRLGEKLSDEEVDEMIRAADVDGDGQVNYEEFVHMLVSK from the coding sequence ATGGCCGACCAGCTGAGCGAGGAACAGGTGGCCGAGTTCAAGGAGGCCTTCTGCCTGTTCGACAAGGACGGGGACGGTGTCATCACCACCCAGGAGCTGGGCACCGTCATGCGCTCCCTGGGCCAGAACCCCACGGAGGCCGAGCTGCGGGACATGGTGGGCGAGATCGACCGCGACGGCAACGGCTCCGTGGACTTCCCCGAGTTCCTGGGCATGATGGCCAGGCAGCTGAGGGGCAGGGACAGCGAGGAGCAGATCCGCGAGGCCTTCCGCGTCTTTGACAAGGACGGCAACGGCCTGGTGAGCGCGGCCGAGCTGCGGCACGTGATGACCAGGCTGGGGGAGAAGCTGAGTGACGAGGAGGTGGACGAGATGATCCGGGCCGCCGACGTGGACGGGGATGGGCAGGTGAACTACGAGGAGTTCGTCCACATGCTGGTGTCCAAGTGA